A single window of Lytechinus variegatus isolate NC3 chromosome 8, Lvar_3.0, whole genome shotgun sequence DNA harbors:
- the LOC121420699 gene encoding lengsin-like, which yields MELIKKRLEENGITSVRFEQSDMYGIPHCRAIPTRHFEKMATRGINISMGYMAYDPRGHVFPNSGYGEEIHYSDCLAFPDLDTFQILPWCTKTARVLIEGVHEGEKVPVYPRVVARKQLERLEKHGLSLWSAHEHEFFVVKEGTMESLHGYTNSTAVIPMAAYEPFFQQILNDLPPAGVDIECYGVEAAMGQLEITYRPEFGIKAADTAHTYKIGIKEIAQKQGLVASFMTKPFPGRSSCSAHYCHSLWDVAGKVPMLYDAGSPTGLSEIGQHWVAGLMAHARAIAVLMAPTTNCLKRFKRYSFAPWNATWGPDNRTCAFRVKTNGGSGTYIENRLGASGCSPYISMAATIAAGLDGVITKLPLPEGIDGPGDAYKDKYIPPGTQKLPDNMEEAIEALLADAAITDALGPEFIKCFVASKRHDMKLEREAISKGTVEEWERDYFFHIM from the coding sequence ATGGAACTTATCAAGAAGCGTCTTGAGGAGAATGGCATCACTTCGGTGCGTTTTGAGCAATCCGATATGTACGGGATCCCACACTGCAGAGCTATTCCAACCAGGCATTTTGAGAAGATGGCAACTAGAGGAATAAACATCTCTATGGGTTACATGGCTTATGATCCCAGGGGGCATGTCTTCCCGAATAGTGGATATGGCGAGGAAATTCACTACTCTGATTGTCTTGCCTTTCCAGATCTGGATACCTTTCAGATATTGCCTTGGTGTACGAAGACAGCAAGGGTCTTGATCGAAGGTGTCCATGAAGGGGAGAAGGTACCTGTCTATCCAAGGGTTGTAGCCAGGAAGCAGTTAGAAAGGTTGGAGAAACACGGGCTGTCGCTTTGGTCGGCTCACGAACACGAGTTCTTTGTAGTCAAAGAAGGCACCATGGAATCTTTACACGGATATACAAATTCCACAGCAGTCATTCCTATGGCAGCTTACGAACCATTCTTCCAGCAGATACTTAATGACCTGCCTCCGGCTGGTGTCGATATTGAGTGCTACGGGGTTGAAGCTGCTATGGGACAACTGGAAATCACCTACCGCCCGGAGTTCGGGATCAAGGCTGCAGACACTGCTCACACCTACAAGATTGGTATCAAAGAAATTGCTCAGAAGCAAGGATTGGTGGCATCATTTATGACAAAGCCTTTTCCTGGAAGATCTAGCTGTTCGGCTCACTACTGTCATTCCCTCTGGGACGTAGCTGGGAAGGTGCCAATGCTGTACGATGCTGGAAGCCCGACTGGTTTATCAGAGATTGGCCAACACTGGGTGGCAGGACTCATGGCTCACGCCAGAGCAATAGCTGTGTTGATGGCACCAACGACCAATTGCCTCAAGAGATTCAAACGCTATTCATTCGCACCCTGGAACGCCACATGGGGTCCGGATAACAGAACCTGCGCCTTTCGCGTTAAAACGAATGGTGGGAGTGGCACATACATCGAAAACCGGCTGGGAGCAAGTGGTTGTAGTCCTTACATTAGCATGGCTGCAACAATTGCTGCTGGATTAGATGGAGTCATCACTAAACTTCCACTTCCAGAAGGGATCGACGGACCAGGGGATGCATACAAGGATAAATATATTCCACCTGGGACACAGAAACTCCCAGACAACATGGAAGAAGCAATTGAAGCCTTGCTGGCCGATGCTGCGATAACAGATGCCCTTGGACCAGAATTCATCAAGTGTTTTGTTGCTTCTAAAAGGCACGATATGAAACTTGAAAGGGAGGCAATATCGAAGGGAACTGTTGAGGAATGGGAAAGGGATTATTTCTTTCACATCATGTAA